In the genome of Chaetodon trifascialis isolate fChaTrf1 chromosome 21, fChaTrf1.hap1, whole genome shotgun sequence, the window ttttgtcctcatttaattttaagaaattattgctcatccatttatttactGCCAAGAGACAGtttacagtgtttcctctacattcatttaggagtggcgggcGCCATTCCTAAATTCTAGCTGCCGCTCCTTCAAAAaaatttttttccttttttttgtcacaaaTACACCACCGCCGCATGTCTCCAGCTTCACAGCAGAGGCCCACGTTAATTACTCGCGAGAGCGCGGCCTTGAAActgacatcacgtcaagcacccaggcaacaggtcagagagtcagagcagtgtcgtcttggaaaatagggcagcgacttaccagagaaaaggtagacttattagcttaagataactcataatagattttacaagttaaaagACATTCGCAAAATATCGATGGCCAGCTAACACTACGTAACATATCagtagcttaagttaattgggcctGGTACCAACTCAGTCCTGgctaacgtgagtaaactaattgatagcattaagctaatatctacacgtcatgatgtaactgctgactgcattttcagatgagcttgttcagatatttctctaagaagagatagacagctgatgaagatgacgctagtcagtagtgatgtgttggccgcgaacgaaacggctcttTGAACTATCGGAGCCTCCTGCCTGGCAGCCGGAGCGAGAGCCgcttaggtttttttttttctcgactttttttttgttcaagccgcacgtgattggtcaactacatgatgtgtggtggcttcagtgtgtacgcactgagcaggggggaggagcgggggttacagacacattcacattcacattcagcctttaaCAGACAATTAATACAAGACAATAAGcaggttgtaaaagtaaaatctgcagtcaagtgtcatttgtttacgcTGCCACGGCTCCCCAgagagcctgcccccgctgctgaaaaaaatcctagaggaaacactggttTGTAATGGAGTTTATAGGTGCAGCATCGTTTAGTTCAGCAGAGAGGTccagttgtgtgtcatctgtgtaactatggaaacacacattgtaCACACATAATGATGATGccaagtggcagcatgtatagtgagaacagtaatggaccgATGTAGCTGCCTTGagcaaccccaaaacagatgtcatgtaTCATCATGTAACTCATGATCTCCAAGACTGAGATAAACTTTCTCCCTTTGATGTTAATTTTGAACCAGTTTAACTCACTCAATCGTAACCCCAACCCAATTTCACTGACTCatgtatatgacagcagaattttgtgtaaaacaacttttatgacacacaaattgttaactttacaaatacgaaactttgattatggacacgtctttttgacagcgatcttacaccatacacATAGATCTAAAAGGACAAGAACTGAGACCTTATTTCACCAGAATTCAGTAAATGGTGCATAGCACCCACAGCTCATCCACACTCATACAATGATACAACACTGAAAGACTCAATTAAAGTGCAAGtgcctcaaaattgtacttaagtattATACTTTACTTTTATTATGTAACTGTActcttctgctcttctgttcCTTATCCTATGTGTATacgcatgcgcgcgcacacacacacacacagtaggtgtctcacctgttcacactcTGTTGTCTTCATTGCATCTGTCAAAAGATCTgcaacagagacaaagacagacagctgagcaaCCTGGAAGAGGTCAACACCTTTGCCTGTCCGTGTGAGTCCACAAACTTCCATTATCGATGCAGATAGAGGATGCAAGTTTTTTTGAAAACACAGGCAACCAATAAAGGCTCTCAATACATACTTAACTACTCACACAATGAATGCTGTAGCAGTTTACATTAATTCCATGAGATATGCCACTTTGTTTAACAGTTTGTTATGTTGGTTCTATACTCCAGCATTGGAttggaaatgaaataatgatggTGAGGTGTTGGTGTTGTCTCTAAGCTTTCATTTGAGGACATAGTCCCCAACTGTGGGGGACAGTAACTTTAATAAAGTCATCATATCTAAAATTTGGTAGCAAAGTTACCACTCACAGGGAGTCAAATGCATGCTCAGATGGATTGAGGTCAGGTGACTTTAACTCATTGTTCAACTTcaagaacaaaacaatgaaaacctTGATATAAGTATGTGTAAAATTTACTCTAAAAGAATAATTATGTAAGAAATGTTGCTGACCCTACTATATGAGTCCCAGACCTACCTGCTGCTTTTCCATGGCACGAGATGGCCTCTTCATACTTTCCAGCCACAAGCAAACGATCTGCCTTCCTGCACTGCTGATGAGCCTGAAGACAGGCAGATACATGGAGGGAAATTGGAAAAAGGTAAGTCAAAAACATACAAGGAGTGCAGTCAGTAGGTGGCAGAATTGTTTCAAAAGGGGCAGAGTGTCTAGAATAAGGTGGAAGTGGgtagaaaagacagaattagGTCTTGTCTACATGTATACAGATATTTTGAAATACTTTCCTCTACATTTTGGCTTCTTCATATGCAAATGgccccacaaccccaaaagggataagcgttatagaaaatggatggatggatggatggatggatggatggatggatggatggatggatggatggatggatggatggatggatggatggatatgcaAATGGAGTCACTAAAGCAAAGATTTTGAAAACACCTTTTGAGATGCAGGTTTTACAAAACTTGTTTTACAAAACCTAGCATTGCTAGGTTTGGCCAAAAATAGCCAAATGTACAAAAAATTTGgaccaaatgtgtgtgtgtgtgtgtgtgtgtgtgtgtgtgtgtgtgtgtgtgtgggtgtgtgaataCAATGTGCCATTAATGACTGACTACAAAGAGAgataatatccatccatccattttctatgccgcttatccctttcggggtcgcgggggggccggagcctatctcggctgtcaacgggcgggaggcggggtacaccctggaccggtcgccagccgatcgcagggcacaaacacacaatcattcacactcacactcacacctaggggcaatttagagtcaccaattaacctaatgagcatgtttttggtctgtgggaggaagccggagtgcccggggagaacccacgcatgcacgggaagaacatgcaaacttcacacagaaaggcccaacccgggaagAGAGAGATAATagcttttaaataaatatgaGGTGCACTTCCAATATTCAGCACAAGAGGGCCATAGAACCCTCCAAACTCACATAAGTAGCCCTGACtagcaaagcaaaacaaaagcagcccaGCAGCGTTGACATCAGCAGTATGGCAGTATTTCACAGTTTCTAACCAATACCAAAGAAAAGCTGTTCAGCTGAACTTTCTAGAGGTGGTACATCAGCAAAAAACCTTCAGCACTTTAAGTTTAATTCACCACTTGAAGGCACGACACCTGGAACAACACGCTAAATATAGTGAGGCAACAATATGACAATTCCCCCTGAGCATCGATTCCATCTGTTGCCTTGGTAGTGACTGTACCAAAGCAAAAAGTACGACTGAAAAAGTAATGGAATTCATCCCTTTGGATGATCAGACATTCTCTGTAATGGAGGACATTGGATTTCGTACACTAATCGTGCATATTGACCCCGTTACACATAAACTCCTGGCTACAGATATTTCAACCCTTAGTTTTACTACAGACATTTGGAGATCACATGTCAGCCCCACTGGCATGCTGTGCAATGGAATGACATAAATTTCAAGCTGAAAAAGATTTTCCTTCATGTGCAACAGTTTAAGGGCTCACAGCCATTGCTGAGGCATTTGTCAATATGTCTGAAACTTGGAAAACTGGTAAATCAAAAGTGCATGCGGTGTTCCAAGACAATGGAGGAATAGAGGAAAGGCCATGGAGGACAGCCATCTGAAAAGCGTACCATGCATGGCCCACACTATTCATTTAGTGGTCAACAAGGGAGTGCCGAGTCAGTGCAGTATATTGGATGTTATAGCAACAGGCAGGAAAATTGTGGGCCACTTAAAGCATTCTCTGCTTGCCTATTTGCGCCTACAGACTTTGCAAGCACAGTTCAGAATGCCACCAAAAAGGCTCCAGCAAGATGTGGCAACAAGGTGGAAGAATATGTATTATATGACAGCCTTTTGTAGCAAAAGCGAGCCCTGGCTGTGTACATAGATAATGATCTACCTGCAACACTCAGTGCACACAAGTGGGCTTTAATTGAGaacattctttcttttcttgcctCCACTGAGCAGTTAACAAAGGAGATATGCTCATCTGATGCATCTGTTGCACTGCTAAAAGCACTCTATTAGAGGCTGTTCACACATATTTTGGTCAGAGGGACAACAAACCCCTGTACTGCATCGCGACTGCACTTCAATGCACAGTATAAAGACCATTACTTTGATGTGGAGAAGAAGCGTGCAAGCTAAGTGATCCTGGCTGAATTGGACTTGATGGAAAACCAAGTTGGTGATGGAGAAACAGTGCACAGTGTGCAGACTGCACAGCGAATGTCACGGCACAAGAAGGCTCGAACAACAGATGAGGCACCGCTGTTTTAGACGTTAGATGAGATTCTTGAAGAGGGCAACCGAAAAGTCAGACGGACGATGAGCAGAACCGCACAACAACTTGATATACAAAAAGTCACAGCcctattttgcattttcagtatgtttctaggattaaaaaaaactgattatGCGAAATCTTGATTAATTAAAATCTAAAGGATAGACTCATTTATGCACAGATACATGACAAATTAGAGTAAATGAGTGGTGCCTCAACTGACCTCAATTTTGGCTAAAGGTGGCAAGAGGAAAAGATCTCGGTGACTTAGAAAGAGGATTCAAAGACACCTACAGGGCATGAGGGCTCACTCAGTGTGTAATGAGAATCAAAGGATTCACATATTTGTGGTGGAGAGGCATACCACATAACAATGTCCCTGATTCAATTTGGGCTGGGAAtgtttgttgcatgtcataccTGCCTCTCCTTACCTCTACATCTCTACtgtcacagaaaaataaaaaaaacactattttatttgaaaatatcCTACAGAGCCGGCAACAAAATGTATAATTTCAAGATAGCGTTATTGTTTGGATTAGGGAAAAGAGTtacaaaagttttttttatagTGCACTGTACAGAATGATTTGTTTATCCAGATGGTCAGGAGTCTGAGGACTCAGGAAATACCTTCAAAGCAGAAGTGTGATTGGcagggatttcttcttctgggagaaacgacaacaacaaaaaactgacGCTCAATTCTTACTTGAATGTCCCAACACTACATGAGAGACACAAACTGAGGCTATCCACCACCAACATACCACTAAATACCTTTTGAGAGAAACGTGCTCATCCCTCCAGTAGAGCTCCACACAGGAGGACAATCTAATAGGAGGaacactgaagctgttctggaggATCATAGTGAAGAAACCCCTGACTGATCCACTTTATGTtggtttttccttttatttgttACACTCAGCTCTGTATATAGGCTGTATCTGACACTTCTAAATGCTAACCCCACAGTGCTTATAATGCTGATTGCAGAATTTCTGTTACGTTAAATCAAATCAGGCAAATTGAACTCCCACTGCTAGTCCTTAACTGACAACAACGAGACATTTTAAAGATTAAATAATACTGAAGTCTCGAGCATTTTGTTTCATTGGTACCCTGTGTAATTGAGTTTAGGGAAGTGTAGCAATATGGCATTTTTAAGAAAGCCTGCTAACAGTACGTTATTATCAAGTGGCCTTGTAAACAAGTTAACAAGTAACACATTCGTCTCTCGCTGATAACATGAACTCTTAACAATATATAGCCATAACAACCTGACAGTAGTATGTTCCAACATCAAACGTCTTGTGCATTGTCgaagacaaaaccaaaatgtatCGTATAACGTTATAGTACGTCTTAGCTATCAGTCACCAACACGAACAAGGCGAACAACAGagcagctagctgctaacttaCTATGGGAGGTAGCTAGTGTAGCTTACCTATGCAATCTCCTAGCTACAGTAACGTTAGCCTGTTATTGCAACATCAAGACTGAAACTTACGAGATTGAGCGGGCTATCTACAACTTCCATGGAGTCAATTCTTCGATGGCTTATACTATACGgaaggtgtctgtgtccctctcGGACTGTCATTCGCCctgcgataaaaaaaatgttgaaaaaaataaatgtaactaAACTACTGTCGGGGAAACAGTCTCCTCCACAACCAGTGCTGCGTCAACGCGTCATGACGTCACAGCCGTGCTTCACTACGCTTTGGTCAAACGTTTTTCCGCGTCAAGTTACCGAAAAGGTTTGCCCTAAACTTCAAATTCTTAAGTAATAGTGTTGAAGCTGTCGCAACAGTCAATGTAAAACACGAGCACGTACGCAAACGATTTGCCCGACCAAACCTAAATGTCTTTAGTATTTATTCACACGTTGAGTCTAATCTTTTGCTGTCCCTGTAACCTGACCAGCAGAGCATTAGCCACGAGCTTGAGTTTTCAGTGATGCTTTTATTGCGATCCCTCGAACGGAAATGCTATGTGTTATTCTTTCTGGCTTGTCacgctgttttgttttcttttaggAGAGGGTAGGAAGTGAATTGTACCTTGAGTGTGGTCAGTGGGTCTTAAATGCTTATAAATTACCTATTTTACCTATTTAGAGCATATTAACAGGTATCAAATTTACGCTTCGTCTGTGTAGCTAACAATAGATTACTTTAGTCAGTACCCTGTCAAGCGGTGTTAAAAATAGGGAACAGGATACTAAACGTAACACGAGTCAGCAGCAAGAGCACAGAGACCACTGATGTTTGTGAAAAAGAGAGGCCATACGTGTTTGATAGCGTTTAGTATGGTCTCATTAGTTCTGCTTATGATGGTGCTGTACGGCACGCTCAGCACCCAGCAGCCCGGCAGCCACAGCCTCAGACATGACTACCAGCTGTTGGGCAGACCCCTGTACAAACTGGACCTGAGCTGGCCCAAGTACTCCGAGCTGTTCACCGGGGAGGTGTTCGGAGTGGCCGTTAACCAGTACGCTGGAGTGGTGTATGTGGCACAGAGAGGTAAAGTGATCTCagttggaaaaaaacaaaaaacagtcttgtgtatatatacatatatattgttctattttttacttattgttctattttttttactattgttctattttttacttattgttatattttttacttactgttatatttttacttttttaatagcgtctttttaatagatgtgtcatgcaccaacctcaccaaagcaaattcctcgaATGTGTAAAAccatacttggcaataaaaattttctgtttctgattctgaGTTCATCGAGTTATGGCTTGAATTCATTgatgatgtgtgagtgtgtatccAGATTCGAAACTTTCCACGTCACTAAGAGTTCCAAATTTGAATCCTATATAGCTGTTTGTGAATCATGCATTGATACTGAGTTGTTTGAGCTTTAAAGTTGACTTGATTGAAGCAGAGATGTGCCCACTGTAAACTATTAAATGCTTGTCAAACAATTTCCTCTTGGTATGTTTACAACCCATGATTTCCATAatagaatatatatatgtgtgtgtgtgtgtgtgtatacacacacacacacacacatatgttatttgttttcttactCTAGTCTCTTATTATTCGTCATGGCAACAACCATCGgcaaaaatcaaatcaagatataatgtgtttcCTGGTGTGTTTGCTCTTAGGTGACAATGTGCCTAAGGTGCTGGTGTTCACCACAGATGGAGATTTTCTCATGTCCTGGAACACAACCACCCTGGAGATGCCTCATGGGATATTTCTAGCGGACGCTGCCTCATCAAACCCCACAGTGTGGATCACAGATGTGGGGAAGGGCCAATACGGCCACTGCATCAAACAGTACTCCCCATCTGGGAAGCTCTTGAAGGTGAAAGCTTTACCCaggatttgatttgattctaGTCATCCTTGGTTCAGGTTCCACTATCTTGGATTTAGCATTTAATGTGATATGTAAAATCAGACAAGACAAATAGAATATTTCTTGTATTTGTCAGGTGCTTGGTACACCGGGGAAGGCGGGCTCTGGGTTTAACCCTCTACAGTTCGACCAGCCGGCTGAGATCTTCATCCATGACTCTGGAGAGATGTACATCGTGGATGGTGATGGTGGAATGAACAACCGCCTCATTAAACTGTCCAAAGAGCAGGAGCTGTTGTGGATGCACGGAGAGAAAGGACAAGGCATGGCTCAGTTCTACAtcccccacagtgtgactgtggacAACGACCAGAGGGTATGGGTTGCTGACAGAGGGAATAAGAGGATCCAGGTCTTTAACTCTGTCACCGGGGACTGGCTGGGGACTTGGGGGAGCTGCTTCACCGAGGATGCGCCTTACTCCGTCCGCCTGACCCCGGACAAGAAGTACTTTGTTGTTGTCCAGCTCAACACCAACCAGATTTCGCTGCTGGATGCTCCACCAGTGGGTTTGATTGGCCAGTGTAGAGTGGTCAGTGTGATCCAGCTGGCTGATGAAGTGAAGCCCCACCTGGTAGACCTGGACCTGAAGACAGGGGCTCTGTACGTGGCTGAGATTGGAGCTCAGCAGGCCCAGAAGTTCACCCCCTTCAGTCTGGGTGGGAGTTTCCTGTAGAGCCACACTGGGCTTTAATCTGAGGAATTGAAACAGCATAATTCATCAAACATTCATAAGCATTACCAGTTATTTCAAAATGGACCAAACATATCCACAGTTGTGTTGTGTAATTTGGAAATAAGTCATCCAGAGAAGGCGACTAATAAGAGGCGATTTCAAAGGTAAAGATATCTAATATATTCCCAGGCGACCGTGCCTCATCgaaatgacattttcacattttctagtttaaaacagcaaatatgttttggaTGAAATGTAAAGTAATGTGATCtggatatgttttttttttaaatcaacaaaatattgaaAGTTGATCAATGAGAGCATCTGAAAAGTTCCGAAGTAACACCAAACACAGTTTCAAAATGTCCACAAATGGCAGCGTATATCTTAATGGCCTCTCATAGCAAAGAAAGCATGACGATTGTTTCTGTGGTCTGTTTAGGCAACACACAGCACTTAGTTAAACATCTAGGAACGCTTGTAGGTTTGCTTTAATAATAAGAATTTTCATAAAGTTAACGGTGACTTAAAGCATCAGGCCggaggtttttttctttctgattaATTGACCAAAACCTCCATGTATCCAAAGTGTTGTAGAAGCGTCATTCTGGCCTCATGTGGATGCAGCAAACCCTGGTCTCTGGTGCCTGAGTCCCGCATTACAACTCATTCCTCATTCTACAACTGCACTTTGAAAGTATGCACTGTGCATCTGTATtaggagaaaataaaataaaagtggtAAAAATAAAGAGTCAGAGCAGACTCTGACTCAGCAGGTACTCAGTATTAAAGGACTGGTATCAGAAAAACATGATCAGGACATCCCTACCTTGAACTGAGCCACTGGACTCCTGAATGAGAAACGCATGTGAGAATCACTTCAGCAGAGGCTCTTGCTTTAGGGCCCGCTGTGCCTGATTGTCCTGTTCACTGTGatatataaatgtcattttttgggACAGGGCTTCATTTAACTAAGCATGTGCTGGTTCAAAAAGTTAATAATATGGGAAAATACAAGTATGAAGTTAGAAACAAGCCACCCCTGCTTTAAACAAAATGATATGCTGCTAAGAAAAGGTTCATGCACAGGAGAGTATGGTATAGTGCTGATGCTTATTTGTCAACAATACACTGTCATCAATAATTGCTATCTTAGAATGAACCAGTGGGTGAtgagtttttcatgtttttttgctgtttgtgaaGTTATGTgccatttgcatttttcttgaCTTTGCACTGCTTGAAAAGTCGAGGTGTTTCCTTTCTTTACTGCAGACACTTTAAactctttgtgctttgtgctaTTCAACCTTTTGCCAGGTTAtggctgttttcaaacacatttgtactattacacatgcatacatgtataAAAGGCTAGAAATGAGTCGTTTTGCACTGTCTGTTCTGAGTTGTCTATTATGTCATTGGATGTGATCATAATGCAGTGAATAAATGCGCTGATTGATTCATTCTTTGTGAAAAATGATGTTTGCCATTGTAGGTATACGGTTTCCTCTTGGTAATCTTGATGTAACATATGGCTGTTTTGCAGTACGTTTTCTGTATTACAGCATAATCACCTGTATTTTGATATTGTCCTTGCTCTGAGAAATTAATTGTGATGTTGGATGTTTAGTTTCTTTTCCAGTGGGTCTGTATTGCTGCTATCGGTCACTGTGCAGGTTCTGAGGAAGAATGAATGAGCCAAGATGTGCAGAGAGGTTAGGAACTGGACTTGTGGCCACTTGCTAGTTCAACAGTCAACAAGGAACTGTCACTGGACAGAATTGCACTATTCTTGCACTTCCTGTATTCTCTTGGTAGTGCAGTACAAAATTCATTGAGCTATACGTGAATCATGAGACTTCTGTTTCCAGGCCCTGTGGTTCCATCCAGATTTACTCATCCTTAGGAATGAGGGCAAACTCGCAGGTTGGAGACTACAAATAacattttggattttaaaaTGATGAGAGCATCTTCTAGACAGAGATGCTCTGATGAGAAGATTCTCCTGCATTATGGAAAGTGTAGAATTCAGTCTTTTTGGAGTTTGACCCACACTagcctctgctgcctcactgaTGTCCATTTTGTCCTGCTTTAAGCATCACATGATTCATGTGTTAGGGCACAGTTGCTGaggcttcttttcattttgtgattGTAATTATTTGTCtgaatggttttgttttgttttgtttttttgtttcttttgtaaaaTATCAGTTGTATTTTATATCAGTATATCCACACATTGGTTTGTCTCCGCTGAACTGTGCTGGAAGCATTGTAGTTTAGAAGTGATCCAGTTGTCTTTTCAAGTGGCATTTGATGCTATTGCTACCACTTCGTGATGATTCCAATACTTAGTCTGGAAAACTCTGTATTTAAATCAGATTTATCTTAACAAAGCAGACTGTTTCCTCATGATGAATGACTATGTTGCCTAgttgttttaaaatgataaatTCTGGTTTTGTGGTGTCGTATTTATTTTCAAGGCTGATGTAACTATTTTATGCTGattatttgatttaatttaaatCTGAATATAAATAACTGAATGAAATTGTGATCTTGAGAGAGTGGCTCTGAAAAGTAAGCGCTGACATGTTCCCATGATGGATATACGTCCtgatagggctgggcgataaaacaataacgatatgtctcgcgatagacacataatcaagatcaataaaaaatgcgttcgataaaacgttcgctaattttttttcttcattggaagaaagcgaggttggttgcatgaacaaaggcactcgctgtcaggtaactgagcaatgtagggagtaatcgctgatcagtgggagtgacacgctaacacaccaatcacataacagtatcaagttcagttgcgccatctcgttgtctcgtgtttgatgcttcgtgacaactgagatgagaaatagaaagcgagCGcagcagcgagcgaagaaattgtcgatttattattatttttttgttaaaacacttgcaataaaaatatgatTGAATAGttcctgtgtgtttactgtgtttactgatagctgaggggattataatcagaggaaggttaaatttaagCTAAAAAcgtttaaattgaatgtatttttctcctggtccttattttaaataggtaataaaaaatagttattatcgatatcgactgatataaaacacttatatcgtgatacagttttcagccatattgcccagccccATATCCTGATGTTTTAGTTTTAGAAACAGTGTTCTATATTACACTGAGGAGATATACTGGAAATATAAAAAAGTATAATTGACGTGTTCTAGTTTaattggcttcattttttagcattttCCATGTCTACAGTGAAATGTGGATGGAGGTATTTCTTTGCTTACAGACAATATTCT includes:
- the LOC139350125 gene encoding NHL repeat-containing protein 3-like, with the protein product MFVKKRGHTCLIAFSMVSLVLLMMVLYGTLSTQQPGSHSLRHDYQLLGRPLYKLDLSWPKYSELFTGEVFGVAVNQYAGVVYVAQRGDNVPKVLVFTTDGDFLMSWNTTTLEMPHGIFLADAASSNPTVWITDVGKGQYGHCIKQYSPSGKLLKVLGTPGKAGSGFNPLQFDQPAEIFIHDSGEMYIVDGDGGMNNRLIKLSKEQELLWMHGEKGQGMAQFYIPHSVTVDNDQRVWVADRGNKRIQVFNSVTGDWLGTWGSCFTEDAPYSVRLTPDKKYFVVVQLNTNQISLLDAPPVGLIGQCRVVSVIQLADEVKPHLVDLDLKTGALYVAEIGAQQAQKFTPFSLGGSFL